The proteins below come from a single Acidobacteriota bacterium genomic window:
- a CDS encoding matrixin family metalloprotease, with protein sequence MRTFRSIANTALLVAAVATTAFGSYMPAIAGKAEPQGLRWKDRVIKIAVSNSVVDQNTNIKTDSDVIGAIRRSLAAWERVSDVRIEFELSDRLNVSPSGANGDGVSLITIAQTPENLLLFSKDPQAESAKTRVFYNRRNFITEADIVLNPFQQFSTDGTFGTFDLESTLTHEIGHLLGLRHSAVLGATMSGSLPKNGTFGLADLSARSLAESDIAAIRELYGAGAETDGCCAAFVGKLNSGSPKPAKGVTVWAEETGTGRVSAISELQADGSFRLGGLPAGTYSVFWQKEDDLSPSPLSVLGTYRVAKDETRSVNERINFTRSELGVNFVGINGQLSDTAVSLTSGREYTIFLGGKNLDHRKLEIEFNSPYITLSPNTIAPQDFGTGISVVSLVVKVHEDTPAGVYSIFVTGEDGAIHSLIGALNIQ encoded by the coding sequence ATGAGAACCTTTCGTTCCATCGCCAATACTGCCTTGCTGGTTGCTGCGGTCGCCACAACTGCATTTGGCAGCTATATGCCGGCGATCGCCGGTAAGGCCGAGCCCCAAGGGTTACGGTGGAAAGATAGGGTCATTAAGATCGCGGTTTCAAATTCAGTTGTCGATCAGAACACTAATATTAAGACGGACAGCGACGTGATCGGAGCGATCAGGCGAAGCCTTGCGGCCTGGGAGAGAGTCTCGGACGTCCGCATTGAATTTGAGCTGTCGGACCGTTTGAACGTCAGCCCTTCGGGAGCCAATGGTGATGGCGTTAGTTTGATCACGATCGCTCAGACTCCAGAGAACCTCCTTCTTTTTTCTAAGGATCCGCAAGCTGAGTCTGCCAAAACCCGGGTCTTTTACAATCGGCGTAATTTTATTACCGAAGCTGACATCGTTCTCAATCCTTTCCAGCAGTTTTCGACGGATGGCACGTTTGGGACATTTGATCTGGAATCGACGTTGACCCATGAGATCGGCCACCTGCTCGGACTTCGCCATTCCGCTGTTCTCGGGGCCACGATGTCCGGATCGCTCCCCAAGAACGGTACCTTCGGGCTTGCAGACCTTTCGGCCCGCTCATTGGCGGAATCAGACATCGCTGCTATACGCGAACTATATGGCGCCGGAGCTGAGACCGATGGTTGCTGTGCCGCTTTCGTCGGCAAGCTTAATTCGGGTTCGCCAAAGCCGGCTAAAGGCGTGACCGTTTGGGCTGAAGAGACCGGTACAGGGCGGGTTTCAGCGATCTCAGAGCTCCAGGCAGACGGGAGTTTTAGGCTTGGCGGGCTTCCGGCCGGAACCTACTCGGTTTTTTGGCAGAAGGAGGACGATCTATCGCCTTCTCCGCTGAGTGTACTTGGAACATATAGGGTTGCGAAAGACGAAACTCGTTCTGTGAACGAACGAATAAACTTTACTAGATCTGAGCTTGGCGTGAATTTCGTTGGTATTAACGGCCAACTCTCGGACACTGCGGTATCATTGACCAGCGGCCGGGAGTATACGATATTCCTTGGCGGCAAGAACCTTGATCACCGAAAGCTTGAGATCGAATTCAATTCTCCCTACATCACGCTCTCGCCAAATACGATCGCCCCGCAGGACTTCGGTACGGGTATTTCTGTGGTGAGCCTTGTCGTTAAGGTCCATGAAGATACTCCCGCAGGGGTTTACAGCATCTTTGTCACGGGCGAGGATGGTGCCATCCACTCTTTGATCGGTGCTCTTAACATACAGTAG
- a CDS encoding zinc-ribbon domain containing protein: protein MTTNNYAETVTPSSSAASEFEDTNILCIDCAQEFVWTVGEQIFFKDKQLQNPPKRCKECKKAKNRRLEAIELARTTGKRQRIEVRAECAKCSVVTTVPFYPCQGRPVYCRDCFAAMSGDMLTAANGHN from the coding sequence ATGACCACCAATAATTACGCCGAAACCGTGACGCCCTCATCCAGTGCGGCCAGTGAGTTCGAGGACACCAATATCCTCTGCATCGATTGTGCACAAGAATTTGTTTGGACCGTCGGCGAGCAGATATTTTTCAAAGATAAGCAACTTCAAAATCCCCCCAAACGCTGCAAAGAATGTAAGAAGGCCAAGAACCGCCGCCTCGAAGCCATAGAGCTTGCTCGAACCACGGGAAAGCGGCAGCGAATTGAGGTTAGAGCCGAATGTGCGAAATGTTCGGTCGTGACAACCGTCCCCTTCTATCCCTGCCAGGGCCGGCCGGTATATTGCCGTGACTGCTTCGCCGCGATGAGCGGAGATATGTTAACTGCAGCCAACGGACACAACTAA